Proteins co-encoded in one Cataglyphis hispanica isolate Lineage 1 chromosome 4, ULB_Chis1_1.0, whole genome shotgun sequence genomic window:
- the LOC126848591 gene encoding uncharacterized protein LOC126848591 isoform X5 produces the protein MCIKLSRMLKLFLITLFCATLVLANSPVQKFQDDHGSSLVRGLAQQEEGGVGAGAGAGVDFNFGGGFGAGLGGKWGRK, from the exons ATGTGCATCAAGTTAAGCAGAATGCTTAAGCTATTTCTCATTACTTTATTTTGTGCAACGCTGGTG TTAGCCAATTCACCGGTCCAGAAGTTCCAAGAT GATCATGGTAGTAGTTTAGTGCGAGGATTGGCACAGCAAGAAGAAGGAGGAGTAGGAGCAGGAGCAGGAGCAGgagtagattttaattttggagGAGGTTTTGGAGCAGGTTTGGGAGGAAAATGGGGAAGAAAATGA
- the LOC126848591 gene encoding uncharacterized protein LOC126848591 isoform X2: MCIKLSRMLKLFLITLFCATLVLANSPVQKFQDTGEMMNGFVNNMADHFKDHGSSLVRGLAQQEEGGVGAGAGAGVDFNFGGGFGAGLGGKWGRK, encoded by the exons ATGTGCATCAAGTTAAGCAGAATGCTTAAGCTATTTCTCATTACTTTATTTTGTGCAACGCTGGTG TTAGCCAATTCACCGGTCCAGAAGTTCCAAGAT acaGGAGAAATGATGAACGGATTTGTCAATAATATGGCTGATCATTTTAAGGATCATGGTAGTAGTTTAGTGCGAGGATTGGCACAGCAAGAAGAAGGAGGAGTAGGAGCAGGAGCAGGAGCAGgagtagattttaattttggagGAGGTTTTGGAGCAGGTTTGGGAGGAAAATGGGGAAGAAAATGA